TTTTTATGACCTGGTCCAAACCTGCTTACACCGACCTGCGTATCGGCTTCGAAGTCACCATGTACTTCGCCAGCCGCTGATTTCTGCCTCTGGCCGAAACACGCAGCGCAACGCCTCGGCCCGTCCGGGGCGTTTTTATTTTCAGTTGCCCACCTTGTTCACGTCGTCACCCCGGGAGTGTCCATGTTTGTCCAGATTCTAGGTTCCGCCGCCGGCGGTGGTTTTCCGCAGTGGAACTGCAACTGCGTGAACTGCGCAGGGTTTCGCGACGGCAGCCTGCGGGCCCAGGCCCGCACCCAATCGTCCATCGCCATTTCCGATGACGGGGTGAACTGGGTACTGTGCAACGCCTCCCCGGACATCCGCGCCCAACTGCAGGGCTTCGCCCCCATGCAACCGGGCCGGGCCCTGCGCGATAGCGGAATCGGCGCCATCATCCTGATGGACAGCCAGATCGATCACACCACCGGCCTGCTCAGCCTGCGTGAAGGCTGCCCGCATCAGGTCTGGTGCACCGACATGGTCCACGAAGACCTGAGCACCGGCTTTCCGCTGTTCAAGATGCTCAGCCACTGGAACGGCGGCCTGAACTGGAACCGCATCGAACTGGACCAGAGCTTCAGCATCCCCGCCTGCCCCAACCTGCGCTTCACGCCGCTGCCCCTGCGCAGCGCGGCGCCGCCCTATTCTCCGCACCGTTTCGACCCGCACCCGGGGGACAACATCGGCCTGATCGTCGAAGACCTGCGCAGCGGCGGCAAACTCTTCTATGCCCCGGGCCTGGGCAAAGTCGATGCGCCCCTGCTGGAGATCATGGCCGCCAGCGACGTGCTGCTGGTGGACGGCACCCTGTGGGAAGACGATGAAATGCAGCGCCGTGGCGTCGGCACCCGCACCGGCCAGGAAATGGGCCACCTGGCGCAGAACGGTCCCGGCGGCATGCTCGAGGTGCTGGAGCAACTGCCCCGCCAGCGCAAGGTGCTGATCCACATCAACAACACCAACCCGATCCTCGACGAAGACTCCGCCGAACGTGCCGAACTGGTACGTCGAAAGGTGGAAGTGGCTTACGACGGAATGAGTATTGAGCTGTAGGCCATATCGCCTACAAGCTCGCTTTGCGTAGGAGCGGGCTTGCCCGCGAAAGGACAGCCCCCCGGAGAACACACATGACCGACACCCCCCTGTCCCCTGCCGAGTTCGAGCAGGCACTGCGCGCCAAGGGCGCCTATTACCACATCCATCACCCCTATCACGTGGCGATGTATGAAGGCCGGGCAAGCCGCGAACAGATCCAGGGCTGGGTCGCCAACCGCTTCTACTACCAGGTGAACATCCCCATGAAGGATGCGGCGATCCTCGCCAACTGCCCGGACCGGGAAGTTCGCCGCGAGTGGATCCAGCGCCTGCTGGACCACGACGGCGCCCCCGGTGAGGACGGCGGCATCGAGGCCTGGCTGCGCCTGGGCCAGGCGGTGGGCCTGGACCCGGAGCAACTGCGTTCCCAGGAACTGGTACTGCCCGGGGTGCGCTTCGCCGTGGACGCCTACGTCAACTTCGCCCGCCGCGCCAGTTGGCAGGAGGCCGCCAGCAGCTCGCTGACCGAGCTGTTCGCCCCACAGATCCACCAGTCGCGCCTGGACAGCTGGCCCCAGCATTACCCGTGGATCGACCCGGCCGGCTACGAGTACTTCCGCACCCGACTGGGCCAGGCCCGGCGCGATGTGGAACACGGCCTGGCCATCACCCTGCAGCACTACACCACCCGTGCCGGCCAGGAACGCATGCTGGAAATTCTCCAGTTCAAACTGGACATCCTTTGGAGCATGCTCGACGCCATGAGCATGGCCTATGAACTGAACCGCCCGCCTTATCACAGCGTTACCGATCAGCGGGTCTGGCATAAAGGGATCCCTCTATGAGTTTCGACCGCAGCAAGACCCCACGCTGGCGCCCCGGCTACCGCTTCCAGTACGAACCGGCGCAAAAGGGCCACGTGCTGCTGTACCCGGAAGGCATGATCAAGCTCAACGACAGCGCGGCACTGATCGGTGGCCTGATCGACGGCGAGCGGGACGTGGCGGCGATCATCCAGGAGTTGGAGGTGCAGTTCCCCGGAGTGGCCGAGCTCGGTGACGATATCGAGCAGTTCATGGAGGTCGCCCGTGCCCAGCACTGGATCGAACTCGGCTGAAGCCGTCGTGCCCGACAAACCGCCAGTCGGCCTGCCACTGTGGTTGCTGGCCGAGCTGACTTACCGCTGTCCGCTGCAATGCCCCTACTGCTCCAATCCCCTGGATTTCGCCGAGCAGGGCAAGGAGCTGAGCACCGAGCAATGGATCAAGGTGTTTCGCGAGGCGCGGGAGATGGGCGCCGCGCAGCTGGGCTTTTCCGGCGGTGAGCCTCTGGTGCGCCAGGACCTGGCCGAACTGATCGGCGAGGCGCGCAAGCTGGGTTTCTACACCAACCTGATCACCTCCGGCATCGGCCTCACCGAACAGAAGATCAGCGACTTCAAGAAAGCCGGCCTGGACCACATCCAGATCAGCTTCCAGGCCAGCGACGAGCAGGTGAACAACCTGCTGGCCGGCTCGAAGAAAGCCTTCGCGCAGAAGCTGGAAATGGCCCGTGCGGTCAAGGCCCACGGTTACCCGATGGTGCTGAACTTCGTCACCCACCGGCACAACATCG
This genomic stretch from Pseudomonas sp. Os17 harbors:
- the pqqA gene encoding pyrroloquinoline quinone precursor peptide PqqA, with translation MTWSKPAYTDLRIGFEVTMYFASR
- the pqqB gene encoding pyrroloquinoline quinone biosynthesis protein PqqB — protein: MFVQILGSAAGGGFPQWNCNCVNCAGFRDGSLRAQARTQSSIAISDDGVNWVLCNASPDIRAQLQGFAPMQPGRALRDSGIGAIILMDSQIDHTTGLLSLREGCPHQVWCTDMVHEDLSTGFPLFKMLSHWNGGLNWNRIELDQSFSIPACPNLRFTPLPLRSAAPPYSPHRFDPHPGDNIGLIVEDLRSGGKLFYAPGLGKVDAPLLEIMAASDVLLVDGTLWEDDEMQRRGVGTRTGQEMGHLAQNGPGGMLEVLEQLPRQRKVLIHINNTNPILDEDSAERAELVRRKVEVAYDGMSIEL
- the pqqC gene encoding pyrroloquinoline-quinone synthase PqqC, whose protein sequence is MTDTPLSPAEFEQALRAKGAYYHIHHPYHVAMYEGRASREQIQGWVANRFYYQVNIPMKDAAILANCPDREVRREWIQRLLDHDGAPGEDGGIEAWLRLGQAVGLDPEQLRSQELVLPGVRFAVDAYVNFARRASWQEAASSSLTELFAPQIHQSRLDSWPQHYPWIDPAGYEYFRTRLGQARRDVEHGLAITLQHYTTRAGQERMLEILQFKLDILWSMLDAMSMAYELNRPPYHSVTDQRVWHKGIPL
- the pqqD gene encoding pyrroloquinoline quinone biosynthesis peptide chaperone PqqD, which codes for MSFDRSKTPRWRPGYRFQYEPAQKGHVLLYPEGMIKLNDSAALIGGLIDGERDVAAIIQELEVQFPGVAELGDDIEQFMEVARAQHWIELG